A region from the Acyrthosiphon pisum isolate AL4f chromosome A1, pea_aphid_22Mar2018_4r6ur, whole genome shotgun sequence genome encodes:
- the LOC100160993 gene encoding CAP-Gly domain-containing linker protein 1 isoform X6, producing the protein MPNPVFEETIIPRHLDLFCRADDGVSSIATRLDGGSSVKKTAGNSVVLTEDTDKFIIGNRIWVGGTKPGQIAYIGETNFGNGDWAGVVLDEPIGKNDGSVSGTRYFQCGPKRGIFARLTNLTSAPLSSVEDSMVQSSFAATKPLGFSTPMPKRQGSTVTATKTAAKSISQTPIAKSSSDLKIGDRVIISSGQGSKLGVLRYRGATQFAPGEWCGIELDDPLGKNNGIVEGIRYFECEDKFGLFTPIAKVSKSPMSASRMSTNCAIHKAKRSPGSMNGSMISGITSTTMSSIPTRPTKVSDMDRLKLELTQKKNENELLRSQFIKAANQADVAEKKLEETLKAQLEQPSEIQVNGIIMLQKQLDNIKKQIDDEKEKVQNLQFTNEEQNVLNIELQNKNAELLIKIKELDFDLAKERSLAKDVEKEKMKIFEKEEELCRVKEELETLKKLIDNNEDELQKSVSNLSSEVVDKEAILNTLRQTLNENSQTHDRLLKEANENLSATTERLTKIIEEKEKKIEQNQEMIDQLNEGIKCLSALKNEEHDDIVNNLKNELLKLEKEYKVIINEKEQDTKIIHENHIKIENELKQELKSLSENKNQEIEQIQQQNLEKLEKLENVNQNLNTELKAALKSVQDQTTVIADLEKKYNDLELQQDSTRNEIEKKLTTKLKTVENELTCLKSEKSMLEEKHEIYVKETTNATNALEDKLKQNNILIENLNKSLNELTLSKQNELDSMKKQILQLEGERDELLKRQSLELATKDEIINTLSNKLELSLTEKQKQDLSNANLQTELTNETTKYQTTIKDLQNKINELEVNIASNRESYKSELELLRNEKLTSTSENLNLLEKLKSLENSKLNLEEKLASNEICIQDIQHLNNVIEEKNKIIDDNQIKIKQLDNFVIQTKNEYKVILQQKEEEIKELLKIGEEKMEIEKLSLEEKTKVILNDKDKENSILHKKIGDLENIKKDLEIQLETGKSLEQDLKQSNEIIQDKIKTIKDNNLKIDDLNNLISLTKNEFESKLQVKEVEIKDLLKTAEEKLFIEKKQMEEQNKAMLNEKNNEISKLMEKLSILENSKTSVEQQLIETSKKQENMIAELKLSIEEKTKLINDNNLNIEQLNSMIEQCKERFNSELEEKEDKMKELIKVGEEKLTEEKLKLEKHSMLILDEKNNEITKLMEKLSILENSKTSVEQQLIETSKKQENMIAELKSSIEEKTKLINDNNLNIEQLNSMIEQCKEKFNSELKEKEDKMKELIKVGEEKLTDEKLVLAMNSMIMLDERNNEISNLMEKLNILENSKSNLEKQLDTYKNQEHDIIELKNAVEEKNKIIDDNNSKVELLNSLITQTKEDFDVRLKEKENETNKLVKIVEDKLNVEKKAFETCLDEKNTEIKILKNQLHEFAENSTEKELMLKLEKEKLRALNLEALKIELEKTVLQHKTELELLEVSKINMQEEMVKTIEKQQGLNAELTAKTKTESERLDTEKLNIQKQIDGLQIECSWLRSTLEEKNHEIENLKIQMSQELKPTVSCDDELSQLKALLDKGHSAQSHLEFRIQELTDENHRLNERIEGDSNLLQKNHNIIQEKYNIEKKYEETYNTLKIKENQILVLQTELNSWKLKDTEKSKNNNAQANTDKSEAHLLAEKNQEIKMLNSIILGLHKKLSAVMETDVSEYEIAKNPESVSKEDYQKLYKTAKNNVKLKECENLSLKHEINKLKTENDRYSEFKTKCEILENDKKTLQKLIVSYDNSIPTNVKSDIKSETEKILEEKDWQINLLNNIIADLHAKVSDNKFKIEALETQILDSGVDQSKKTRLRTTRLYCERCEIFDSHDTEDCPEKPESPKFQRKRRVVNDGSNKMIDEPFCVCCDMFGHTADECDNSLTF; encoded by the exons atGCCTAATCCTGTATTCGAAGAGACAATTATACCAAGACATTTGGATTTATTCTGCCGAGCAGATG ATGGCGTAAGCTCTATTGCGACCAGACTAGACGGTGGTTCAAGTGTGAAAAAAACtgcag GAAACAGTGTTGTTCTCACAGAAGATACGGACAAATTTATTATCGGCAATCGAATTTGGGTGGGTGGAACTAAACCCGGGCAAATTGCATACATAGGCGAAACTAATTTTGGAAACGGAGATTGGGCTGGTGTAGTACTCGATGAACCAATTG gtaaaaaTGATGGGTCCGTGAGTGGAACTAGATATTTTCAATGTGGACCTAAGAGAGGCATATTTGCTCGTCTGACTAATCTCACTTCTGCTCCTTTGAGTTCTGTTGAAGATTCAATGGTTCAAAGTTCATTTGCCGCTACTAAACCATTAGGGTTTTCAACTCCTATGCCTAAACGGCAAGGTTCAACTGTAACAGCCACTAAAACTGCCGCAaaaa gtattagtCAAACGCCAATAGCTAAAAGTAGCAGTGATTTAAAAATTGGCGATCGTGTTATAATCAGCAGTGGACAAGGATCTAAATTGGGAGTTTTAAGGTATCGTGGCGCAACTCAATTTGCACCAGGAGAATGGTGTGGTATCGAATTAGATGATCCTCTTGGAAAAAATAATGGAATTGTGGAAGGAATTAG atattttgaatGTGAAGATAAATTTGGCTTATTCACTCCTATTGCTAAAGTTTCCAAATCGCCGATGTCTGCCAGTCGAATGTCGACCAATTGTGCTATTCACAAGGCAAAACGTTCACCAGGTTCTATGAATGGATCTATGATCAGTGGTATTACATCAACCACCATGTCATCGATACCAACTCGG CCAACAAAGGTATCAGATATGGATCGATTGAAATTGGAATTAActcaaaagaaaaatgaaaatgaacttCTTCGTTCACAATTTATTAAAGCTGCAAATCAAGCTGATGttgctgaaaaaaaattggaggAAACGTTaaaa GCTCAACTTGAACAGCCATCAGAAATTCAAgtcaatggtataataatgctacaaaaacaattagataatataaaaaaacaaatagatgatgaaaaagaaaaagttcAAAATCTACAGTTCACCAATGaagaacaaaatgttttaaatattgaactacaaaataaaaacgctGAACTtttaataaagattaaagaaCTAGATTTCGATTTGGCTAAAGAACGAAGTCTAGCTAAAGatgtagaaaaagaaaaaatgaaaatttttgaaaaagaagAAGAATTATGTAGAGTAAAAGAAGAGTTagaaactctaaaaaaattaatagacaaCAATGAAGATGAATTACAAAAATCAGTGTCCAATTTAAGTTCAGAAGTAGTTGATAAAGAagcaattttaaatacattacgtCAAACATTGAATGAAAATTCTCAAACTCATGATCGTTTATTAAAAGAGGCTAATGAAAATTTATCTGCTACCACAGAACGGTTAACCAAAATAatagaagaaaaagaaaaaaaaattgaacagaATCAAGAGATGATTGACCAATTAAACGAGggtataaaatgtttgagtGCATTAAAGAATGAAGAACATGATGATATCgtaaataatcttaaaaacgagttattaaaattagaaaaagaaTACAAAGTAATCATTAATGAAAAAGAACaagatactaaaataattcatGAGAAtcatatcaaaattgaaaatgaactCAAACAAGAATTAAAAAGtttatcagaaaataaaaatcaagaaattGAACAGATACAACAACAAAATCttgaaaaacttgaaaaactggAAAATgtcaatcaaaatttaaatacagaaTTAAAAGCAGCATTGAAATCTGTACAAGATCAAACAACTGTAATAGCCGATctagagaaaaaatataatgatttagaaCTTCAACAAGATTCTACTAGaaatgaaatagaaaaaaaactaactacaAAACTTAAAACTGTTGAAAATGAATTAACATGTTTAAAATCTGAAAAATCAATGTTGGAAGAAAAGCATGAAATTTATGTGAAGGAAACAACAAATGCAACAAACGCCTTGgaagataaattaaaacaaaataatattttaattgaaaatttaaataaatcattaaatgagTTAACTTTATCGAAACAAAATGAATTAGATTCcatgaaaaaacaaatactgCAGTTGGAAGGAGAACGGGATGAATTATTAAAACGACAAAGTTTAGAATTAGCCACTaaagatgaaataataaatacattatccAATAAACTTGAACTGTCATTaacagaaaaacaaaaacaagatTTAAGTAATGCTAATTTACAGACTGAATTAACAAATGAAACTACAAAGTATCAAACGACTATTAAAGATTTACAAAACAAGATTAATGAATTAGAAGTAAATATTGCATCAAATCGAGAATCATATAAATCAGAACTAGAACTATTAAGAAATGAAAAACTAACAAGTACGTCAGAAAATTTGAatcttttagaaaaattaaagtcTTTGGAAAATTCAAAGTTGAATCTTGAAGAGAAATTAGCGTCtaatgaaatatgtatacaagATATTCAAcacttaaataatgtaattgaagaaaaaaataaaattatagatgataatcaaataaaaattaaacagttagataattttgttatacaaactaaaaatgaatacaaagtTATTCTACAACAAAAAGAAGAAGAAATCAAGGAGCTATTAAAAATTGGAGAAGAAAAGATGGAAATAGAAAAGTTGTCATTAGAAGAAAAAactaaagttatattaaatgataaagaCAAAGAAAATTCAATACTCCACAAAAAAATTGGAGAtttagaaaatatcaaaaaagatTTAGAAATACAATTAGAAACGGGTAAATCACTTGAACAAGATTTGAAACAATCAAATGAAATAATCCAagacaaaattaaaactattaaagatAACAATTTGAAGATTGAtgatctaaataatttaattagtctaaccaaaaatgaatttgaaaGCAAATTACAGGTAAAAGAAGTTGAAatcaaagatttattaaaaactgcagaagaaaaattattcatagaaaaaaaacaaatggaaGAACAGAATAAGGCAATgctgaatgaaaaaaataatgaaatatccaAACTCATGGAAAAACTTAGTATTCTGGAGAACTCTAAAACAAGTGTTGAGCAACAATTAATTGAAACCAgcaaaaaacaagaaaatatgATAGCTGAACTTAAATTATCAATTGAAGAGAAAACAAAacttatcaatgataataactTAAACATTGAACAGTTGAATAGTATGATTGAGCAGTGTAAAGAAAGGTTTAATTCAGAGTTGGAAGAAAAAGAAGATAAAATGAAAGAGCTTATAAAAGTAGGGGAAGAGAAATTAAcggaagaaaaattaaaattagaaaaacattCTATGCTAATATTGGATGAAAAGAATAATGAAATTACCAAACTTATGGAAAAACTTAGTATTCTGGAGAACTCTAAAACAAGTGTTGAGCAACAATTAATTGAAACCAgcaaaaaacaagaaaatatgATAGCTGAACTTAAATCATCAATTGAAGAGAAAACAAAactaatcaatgataataatttaaacattgaaCAGTTGAATAGTATGATTGAGCAGTGTAAAGAAAAGTTTAATTCAGAATTGAAAGAAAAAGAAGATAAAATGAAAGAGCTTATAAAAGTAGGGGAAGAGAAATTAACAGATGAAAAATTAGTATTAGCAATGAATAGTATGATCATGCTGGATGAAAGAAATAATGAAATTTCCAATCTCATggaaaaacttaatattttagaaaattcaaaatcaaatttggaGAAACAATTGGATACTTACAAAAATCAAGAACATGATATAATAGAGTTGAAGaatgctgttgaagaaaaaaataaaattatagatgataataattcAAAGGTTGAACTTTTAAACAGTCTAATTACGCAGACTAAAGAAGATTTTGATGTGAGGCTCAAGGAAAAAGAAAATGAAACCAACAAGCTTGTGAAAATTGTAGAAGATAAATTGAATGTTGAAAAGAAGGCATTTGAAACTTGTCTGgatgaaaaaaatacagaaattaaaatattaaaaaaccaattacATGAGTTTGCAGAAAACAGTACAGAAAAAGAATTGATGTTGAaattagaaaaagaaaaattacggGCATTGAACTTAGAAGCACTAAAAATTGAGTTAGAAAAAACTGTGTTACAACATAAAACTGAATTGGAGCTATTAGAAGTATCCAAAATTAATATGCAAGAAGAAATGGTTAAAACTATCGAAAAACAACAAGGTCTTAATGCCGAACTAACGGCTAAAACTAAAACTGAATCAGAACGATTAGATACTGAAAAATTAAACATCCAAAAACAAATTGATGGGCTACAGATTGAGTGTTCTTGGCTACGATCAACGTTAGAAGAAAAGAACcatgaaattgaaaatctaaaaattcaaATGTCTCAAGAGTTGAAGCCTACTGTTTCTTGCGATGATGAATTGAGTCAGTTAAAAGCTTTACt tgATAAGGGTCACAGTGCTCAATCTCACTTGGAATTCCGTATTCAAGAGTTAACAGATGAAAACCATCGTTTAAATGAACGTATTGAAGGTGACAGTAATCTACTTCAGAAGAATCATAACATTAT acaagaaaaatataacattgaaaaaaaatatgaagaaacttataatactttaaaaattaaagagaaTCAAATTTTAGTGTTGCAAACTGAG ttGAATTCTTGGAAATTAAAGGATACAGAGAAATCTAAGAATAATAATGCTCAAGCAAATACAGATAAATCTG aagccCATTTATTAGCAGAGAAAAAtcaagaaattaaaatgttgaattcaataatattaggCTTGCATAAAAAGTTATCTGCTGTTATGGAAACTGATGTTTCCGAATATGAAAT tGCGAAAAACCCAGAGAGCGTATCAAAAGAagattatcaaaaattatataaaacagctAAGAACAATGTTAAACTAAAGGAGTGTGAAAATTTATCATTGAAACATGAG attaataagttaaaaacagaaaatgatCGTTATTCtgagtttaaaacaaaatgtgaaattttagaaaatgataaaaaaacacTTCAAAAATTGATAGTTAGCTATGACAACTCTATTCCAACAAATGTTAAAAGTGATATTAAATCTG AAACAGAAAAAATACTAGAGGAAAAAGACTggcaaattaatttgttaaacaaCATAATTGCCGATCTTCATGCCAAGGTGtctgataataaatttaaaattgaagcacTAGAAACACAAATTTTAGACTCTGGAGT AGATCAAAGCAAAAAAACACGTTTAAGAACTACTCGTCTTTATTGTGAAAGATGTGAAATATTTGATTCTCATGATACCGAAGATTGTCCTGAAAAACCAGAATCTCCAAAATTCCAAAGGAAACGAAGAGTAGTTAACGATGGTTCAAATAAAATGATTGATGAACCATTTTGTGTATGTTGTGATA tGTTTGGACATACAGCTGACGAATGTGACAACTCATTAACATTTTAG